The window AGAGGTTGTAGCAGTCATCATAGAGAGCTTCAGAAGTTTGGTATGCAGGTTCTGAACTTTAAATCAGTGTTAATGAAGGATAATTTACTGTTCTGGTGCCCAAAGTACTCTATTAACTCAGAGAAGAAATGCCATTTACCTATAGCCAGGCCTCTTGAGATCTGTAAAAACAATTGCAAAGTTGAAATGTGTGCCCTTCTTCCGTGCTTCTGGGTAAACTTCTTTCACCAAGCTGGTCAGCTCTTTCAGAGTTGCATCCATCCTAGAttaaacaaagaaaccaaagcaCTTCATACtctcaaagaaacagaaaaaaaagcttccCAAAATATTTAACATAGAATCAATATATTGCTACAACCTAACCATATGTTTCTTTGCCTTGGCATTTCCTATGTTCACAGTTACTGACTGTAACACCTGGGAGAATTCACCACTTACAGCACACCGCAGGCAACATGCTCTGGTGCAAATGTGTCTGATTCTCTGTGATATTCAGATGAATCTCTTCATCTCTGTATACATTTCAACATCTGCATCTCCAGATCTCTCTGAAGAGTTACCATTTAAACAGCAGGAGCCTTTAAATACATTCATACAAGCCACAGTGTAAGAGTTTCCTCACCTAAGCTGAGATCTGTATTTAAGTAACATTACTAACTATTAGAGGAAAtgtaagaaaagcagaaaaataaaatagctttcCGTTTCTGCCCTAGCAGGCAGCACTCCTTTACCCAGCCTTCAACCAGAGCAGGGCTAAAGCTCATGTCTAGAATTTCAAGAACAAAAGTACTCAGTCACTGCAAGAGAAGTGTCTCCAATTATACAGACTGTGCACTCACTCCGAGCTTCAGGCAACCAAGGAGCAGTGTGTTGACAGACAATGCCCACTCTGACTTCTGCAGATGGGAAACAACTCAGACACCACCAACAGCCTGGACAGAGTCCATAAATCCCACTTAGAAGTAAATTAGAACTGCATGCTTTGGTAGCcacaaaaatggatttattcAACTACACAACATATGAGTTAAAACTCTGGCAAACATCATGAAGGGTTTAAAAAGCAGCATAGTTCCTTTTCAAAGGCATTCTTCAAAATATTACAAACAAAACCTAACATGTTTGTAATGGAGACTAAGGCAGTTCTCCAAAATAAACCTGACAGTGACAAAAAGCAGCTCTCTGTTAAAGCACTGCTACCTTACCACGCAAAAAGAAAACTCATTACTCCATTCTCAGAAGGGTCTGAGTTAAACCAACAAACCATTCACACAACATTTCAAGCCTTCTGGGACAGCTGCTTCTACTGGATAAACGGGGCTACTGGAAAAATTCATATGCATTAAAGGAGAACCTCTGCATCGAGTAGCTGTGTTGCGATAACCACCGCCACAACACAAGCCACGGATTACATGCAGCAGTAACTGGGCACTTGAGCCGCACTCAGTCTCGGCGGCTGAGCGCTCACCGCTGCACAAAGCTGCGCTTCGGGAGATGCCCcctctcagcagccagggcacagccagagccgcTCCACACCGGCGGCAGCCAAAACTCCCCGGAGTTTTCCGACCGGAGCCGGCACAACTCCCTCAGGCGCCGGGGGCCCAGGGGAGGCCCCGCGGCACGGCCAGAGGCGCCGTCACTCACCAGGTGTAGATCTGCAGCTCGCTGGAGGGCACGTTGCCGCGGGAGAACTCGTCCATGCGGTGGTGCCGCCCATTGTTGGTGGTGAAGACGCGCAGCAGCAGCGGGCACGTCTGCGGGGCGAGGCGGGGGTGAGAATGAGCGTGGGGAGGGGatcaggagcaggggaggggatCAGGAGCAGGGGCCGTTTGCCACGCCCACCCCCCCTCCGCAGAGGCCTCACGCCGTCACTAGACGCTCGCCACTCCCCCCCACCCCTGCCGTCCGCGCTGGAGCGGCCGGTGAAGCGGCGCGGCACCAGCACCCCGCACTCCGGACACCTTCTCACGGTCGATCGGCTTCTCCGGCTCCTTCTTGATCTCCTCCTGCGTCACCCGCGACTCCACCGCCATCTTGCCGCTCCGCTCCCGGATGTCGCGCCGCGCGCCGCCCATCTCGCGAGAGcaggggcgggggcggccccggcggggctCCTCCCCCGGGCGTGAGGCACCGCCCTGCCCTCAGGGAGCCGCGCGTCTCCCGTGGGGGTAAAGTACGCAGTCCGCCGCTGGAAGTAGCGGCAGGGTGAAATAAACTAGCGGGAAATCTATTTAGAATCTAGCGTCCCTTAATATTACATTCAGGGAAAGGTCAAATGCATACGCTTCCCACTtacgggtttttttttttccccacaagtGAAATCTTCCATTAGGTTAAAATTGAGTCTGTGGTTTGTGTCTTACAAAACAAGCAGGAATATATAATATCTATAAAACAATACAAAATATGGGGTTTTGTGatagcttttttaaaatgtctagAGTTGCTGGTTACTCATAGCGGTAGGTGCAGAGGGGCTCAGTTGTTTTCACAGGATTTACACTAGGATGGTTTCCTCtgaatttatttctcattttgagAGTAAAACAAAGTTTCTCTGTAAAATTAAGCAGAAGCGTGCTTGCAGGTGCAAAATAATCACATATGAGGGACTCAAAGATTtgctgaggctggaagggagctcTGGGAGGGCTGCCCACTCCAAAGCCCGGCTCAAAGCAGGATCAGCAGGGGCTGCGTGGGTTCTGAGTATGCCCAAGGATGGAGATCgctgggcagcctgctcagTGCTCAGTCGCCTTTGCAgttaaaaagaagagaaaaaaaaaaagcacttctaATGTCAGTTTGTGCCCTTTGGCTCTGTGGCGGGGCATGGCTGAGAAGCCTGGCTGTCAGTCCTTGTTCCCACCCACCCGGTATTCCCGTCCCTGTGAGCGTCTTTGTGAACAGTGAACGGGGagataaatattataaaaatgtattCACATATTATGTTTATGTGTATatcataaagaagaaaaagggttATGAGTCcatactacaaaaaaaaaaaagctcttgcATTTCACTCTAATATAATCAACAGTACTTGGTTTAAGATGTTGATTTATGGCTCACGAAGTACAAGATAAGAGAGCCAGCAACGTTCTACAGTTCACCCTCAATTTTTATTAACTTCCATTTGTAGTAGTCTGGATAGTGTTGTACAGCTTTTAATCTACATTTTACAGCATATCATTTTGTTACCATAGGCAATGAGTCAGCCTTACCACCATTTGTGGAATTTGATTTCCCAGGCAACAATTCAGTCTATTACTCTGCTAAAATTAATTATCTCTGCCATGATAATATGCACTTTGGGCTCAGTGTGTGAACTACCATTTCTGAAACAAAGGAATTTATGTCAAGTATTGTAAGGGAACAGCTGTAACAAATAAAGCACAAATCTGAGTAGTTCCTTCTGCTAGAACTTTTGGAGTACATTATTTGTGTGAAAAATGACACTAGTGAGCCTAAGTTTTAAGTAAATTAAAGCATTAATTTATTATGCAtgaacacattttattttaagtctAAAATCTTAGATTCTTATGTCACGTGTTTGGAAGCAAAGgttgaaaattatttggaaatgaTAATGCAGTGATGTGGCTTCAGGGTGTGGGTTTTActctggatggggctgtgtgGTTAAACAAGGCATAACACCATAAATGGGGTTCCCACAGGTTTAGGCTGAGGTCTCAGAGGTACTGGAGTTGGTCCTTTGCTTGCTTTTGCCAGAGGAGGGGGATTTCGCTCCCGCTGCTTGTCCTCAGTCACATGACaggtttttccctcccttctgcCAGGCATGACTCTCACTAGATGCTTCCAAATCCAAGCTAAGTTTCCCAATTTAAGAGAAAACTTTCTAGTGTGGGCTGGTTCTCTGTCAGTTAATTTCACTTGATGCCTTCTAAACTGATTCCACGATTGCTAGACCTGGTGCAAGGCGAGTGGAAGTGCAtgtccaggagcagctgggaggcagagggagagaatGGACTGGAGTAGGGCATGTCCCTTCAGTGGTAGAGGAATGGTTGATTGCTTCACCCTCCCTTCATTTATCCTTAGGTTTGGGGGGGCAAGAGGTCTCCTCTGCTTGTTCAGGGACACTGTGTGCTATGCAAAAAATGTCTGTACATGCAAACAtgtcaataaataaataaataaataaataaataaataaataaataaataaagggtACAAtgtaaggaaaatgaaagatcCTCGCCGAGGTAGTGAGGCAGGCTAAGACTGTGCACAGGAGCAAGTCTCCAGCCTTTGTTGTGAAAAGACCCAAAATATGACTAGAACTTTTCCAGCTGTGAATGCCTGTAGAGCAGGAGACGCGTGGTTTGGAAGCGTGAATCGTCCCTTCATGTATTGTTAACACATGTTCTTAAGGAAGTGGTTATTTAAATAGCAAACTGTGAGTTGTTTGTTGGGGCATCTGAGACAGGCATGAATGAGACAGGGACTTGGTGCCATTAGCACATGGGGCTGAGCAAAGCTGCTACAGCCTCTTGGAGAGGAGCACTGTGGGTCAAGGAGCCCACTGGCCTACAAAGCATTTACTGTAACTTGTgactgaaagggaaaaacaaaaggagcaGTTAGTATGGGGTAGCTTAAAACCTTCTAGGCAGAATGGAAGGATTGTAGCAAACAACAAATGTCCTTGGGAAGGTACAGGAAGTAATGGTGTAGCTGAGCCTGGGATATAAGCCACAGAGGCAAACCTCCCAGAAACTAGAAAAATTATAGCATGGCCAGAATAAAGAACTCCACACTTTTCAGAGCCATGAGTGTATAAAATCTGAGTTCAAGGAAGCTGAGTTAGCCTCAGCAGCATACTGCTTCCAGGTTCCCAAGGCTCCCGGGAACCTGGCTTATTGGCTGTGTTTCTGAGTTCTTTCTAACCAGGACTACATATAGCCCCTTAATTTTTCTTAGTTGTATGTGTATCCCATAAAACCTGTTTGATAGAGGACTTGGTCTTTATCTTGATTGTGGAAAGTTCAACTACCCTATTCTGGCAACAGCACAATCAACTTTCAAACATTTTTACAATCAATGGAGAGAGCAAAGTCTCAAATTTGATGGAGCTTCTACTGCAAACCAGCTTTAACTGGTGGAGGAAGAGCACAAGCATAACTTCTTTGCAGATGCAATCAATGGTATTTCCTACATTTTGTCTCATGGTGATATCATGGGGGTGTTATGTTCAAAATGCTCCGTGTGCAGTAGATTTGCCTACAATCTTTTAATTTCCTATGTTTTGTAGCAAAGTTAGTGTGAATTTCAAGATGCCTAGTGCTTCTAGCAGCACTAGTGGTGCTAGACAATTACACTGTTTTCATATAAACTTCAGTTTATGTTCCCTGTGTTGAATTTAGATGGTTTGGGCTCACAAAATGCACTGTAACTCTTGGGCTTCTGTGGTCCTCTTCAACCTGCCTGTGAGGCAGCAAGTGAGGGAGTCAGTGCAGGACAGACTGGTGGGGCTGTGATGTAAAAAAGGACTCTGGCACTGGATGTATAAAGCCTACAGAGACCCTGAGGCATCACCCTGATTCAGGAGCACCAAGACTTAGCTACCTGGGAGGAATCTGTATTTGTATATAAAGTACATatatgtttttctcttcttttttttcctgcaaagtcATCAGAAGGACCAAAAGttaataaaaatgctttgaagGTGATTTACTGTTCTACAACATTGCAGAAAGGTTTCACTGCtaaagtgacagcagcagcagtcaggCTGTGCAGGTTTGTGCTCGCTCCAGGCACGCAGGCGGCGTGCgagatgcagagctgctgccgTGCCTTGTAAACAAGCTGCCTCATACCTCCTAGTGCCAGACCTTGATTGAAGCTGGAAGTGGTTTGTGATGTTGCCAAATGTTATAATTCTGCCATTCTGCTGTTCCACATCAGGTGTTTCCTAAAAGAGTATTCTCAGGATggagtttttttcagtttcagaaaaaaatattcaaggaaTAATGTATTAGGCAGATAAGCATTATCGCTCATATTTCTGTTACTTCTGTTCATTTTAGATACCAACAGCAGTTTGTCAGAAACTGCAGCATCCAtatgagaaagaaacaaaatttgtaAGATATGCCTACTCCTGTTAGAAATATTCTCATAAAGCAAATACACTGGATTGAACagtagtattaaaaaaaaaaccaaaaaactctgCAAACTATTTATTTATAGTCTCTGCAGTCAGCTGAGACTAATATTGGACACCTGGGCATGTGAGGGATTTAGAAGGATGTCCAcacagctcctgagctctgccacaGGCCTAAGCACAGGAGCTAGGAACAGTGGTGATCTATCTTGTTTTCCCTAGGGTGCTGCTCCCCACAATGGGCAGTGATGGAGGATGCAGGATGTGACCCTGCCTGCATCCCCTGAGCAGtgtgaggagggagctggggagccaCAGCACTTCAGGCTGATCCAATGCAAAACTGCTCACAATCTAAATCAGCTGGAGAGTACAGCTTATGCAAAAGAGATCCAGCAAAAAATTGTAATGACCGCTTGAATTTCACCTGGAGCAGATCAGAACAAACTGGAGCTTGTAGTTGtcagcagaggaaaacagaCTTCAGtttcaagcaaagaaaaagtagCTCCTGGTCTGTCACAtagaggtatttttttttctatacaaATACCCATTAAGGTGAGATGGTGAGGTGTGCTAAATATTCTATTGATTTTTTCCTGATGGAGTTGTAGACTTGgttacaaaatataaaatgaaggAAGAAATGTTGCCAGAATCTAAACCTGGATTTCATTAAAACATGTTGTCATTTCTCTATAAAATACATCTGCTACAATATTCCAGAAATTTTAGACACACAATAGAGTAATAAACTGCTTTTATAACTTGGGTAATACTCTACCATAGATTCCTGATTTCCCCCCTACTGTTTGTCTGAAATTACCTCAGTACAGAAACGTTCATACACTGTGAGGGAGGAACAAATGGGTTGTCATTTCAATCagtggaaatttttaaaattgtgtgtGAGGTATGTTTTATAGAGAGGACAACCAATACTGGAAGTTGGTCAGCCTGTAATTCAGTGAAGATAGTTCGGTCAGCAGTGTgggtccctgcctgtgctccctggtTTGCCTTCACTGGGTCAGCTCCACTTCTGGAAACAGTGGTGAGAAACCAAGCCAGTGTGAAGGTCACTTTCATTGCTGGTGCTTTCCCAgttgcagatgctgctgctgcccactgaGTGAATCGGCTTTCCCTGGGGTCACAGAGGCTGCCAGAccctctgcccctgcactgGCTGCTCTGAGGTAACAGCACTGTCTTCCAAGCACCCTGCATGGCAAAGCCAGTGCATTCCCTCACAACATCAGCAGCTGGAAGAGATGTTCTTAATATTGTCTTCCACGTTTCCTGTGCAGACAaattccttccctgcctgcttccTGGATTAATGTGATCCTATCCCTGAACACAACACAAAAGTCTGAGAAGGGGGTGAGTGTCCCCATCAAATAGACACATTCCTGTTCATGGTTTGGTGGGAACATTTCCATGAGTAAGTGTTAACAGATTAGGTTGATGGTTATTTCAGTATCTTCCCCCAAATATTTGTTATTTCCCCTTCCCATGGAAGAGTCATATTAAAGTActtaagcttttttttcctgaagagcaaaacacaaaactcCAGCTGAGTATACAAACATACACATCATTTATATGCAGCTCCCTGGCTACACTTTTCTTCATCTTGCCATAGACTCTTAGAAGTTTCCAGTCTGTGGCACACACTGTTCTGCTGAAAACAGTAAATGGATAAAGATGTGTCCTGCACACTGAGAACAGGTATTTCCCTCCCTGTTTTCTACCCCAGTATGATGGATCCTAACAGAAAAAACCTGTGTCTGTGGCATTTTGCACTGATTCTGCAATGATGAGGGAACTGCTGACAAGTAAgtcctctctgggcagccccagtgGGAGGCATGTTTATTCTGGCTTCCTCCTGGGGCTCACAGAACCCCACGGAAGGTTTATGAGAGCAGGGGGTATTCTTCCTAAGAAAGGATGATGTTGTGCAAACCATTACGTGTGTCCTGCCTCCAGAAACATTGTCATAAAGAGTCAAGCAAAACCTTTCTCCAAAATAAGTAGTTCCATGTGGCCGGCCTTGTCAAGCACAAAGCAAAGCCTCAGCAACCTGAGacagctcagctgccctgcagaaaTATCTTTTGTGCCTCAATGAGAAggtcagaaaacaaaattttctttctctttttggtttattttgttttttcctgaatgGCCACTTATGACGAAAATGGTCTGGCTGCAATAAATTATCCACAACATTTTGAATAATTCAATGTAAAACCAAATTCTTTACTGAATGCTATGCAATATCAATTAACtctaacaatatttttaaaggaaaggaaCTGTCCATCACTGGGAGTTTACAATATGTGATGATTGAGTCCAGAATGAATTCTGATAGCCTGGTTACCATAAGCTCCTCAGAGACACAGTGCTTAGtggaaacactgaaataatcCTAATGGTAGTGGCAGAATAGTGCCAGTAAAACAGAATGTGCTGTAGGCACAATGCAATGCAGAATTGCTTCAAAAGTTCCTAGAAAATTTGTGCATGCCTATTCCTTAGACCAAGAAAGAATAATCTCTCATAACAATGACTATCAGCTGTATTATATGCCATTTTTCACATGCAGGAGGTACTGGGGAAATTGCAAATGTGGGAAGTTTTGCTGCAGAGCAATGAAGCTGGAGTTGTAGATGAGTGATCGTAAGGGCATGGGAAGAAGTGCACACAGTGCCCAGGGTGCTGGCAGAAGAAATCAGTGCTTTTACATTTCTTGCTGATCCTTCCCTAtcagctctcctggcagagctggtcATGATGAGCTCTCCATAGAGTTGTTGCAATGAAACAGCTTAGCAAAGGCTAAGAGATTTTGTAAATAGTGTACAAAAATCCTGCTGCTCTTGCCTGGATTGGGTGAGGAAGGGTTCACacaagcagctgtgctggcacatcAGTGGGCCAGAGGGGATGGTGATAAAAGGCATCTTTCTTGCCATGGTTCACTTGGAGTCAGAAGATGACATCTGTCCATAACCTGGTGCTTTCAAATGACGAGCTGTACAATGTGACAAGTTATGTGACAGCATGACAGACTGTGACATTTCAGattgctgggagcagcactctTTGTTTGTGTTCACAAGTTGTGTGAGAAGGCACAGCTCTCAAAAAAATAAGTGCCTCACAGACTTGCTAAAGGGAAAATTCTTGCAAATTAAGAAAGGGGGAGGATATAAACTATTTCAAAAGATGTGGATAGGCAAAAAATCTTGGGTCAACACTTCTTTACAGTTAGCTTTATGTTTTGTTATGCCTTTTGTTATGCTTTTTGTTATGTTACAAATCTACGAATAATTCAGAATAATTTCTATAAAACTTCAAGGCATAGAAGAGCAGGAGAAATGGCACTTTTACACCCCTTAGATTAGATGTCTTCAATGTGaagcaagattttattttatttgggcTTAAGGAATGTAAAGGCATAATAATTACCAGCTGATACACCAATTTAATGCAGGTGTTCAGAGTTCTTAAAGAGTGATAATTACTCAGAATTACCTTTAAAATGAGATCTCAGAATTTTCAAATtcaaaaaacacaaatattgGAAAAAGAAAGCCCCATTATATGAAAGGAATTGAAACTCTTGAATATGAAAAGTACACTAATTCTGTTCCCAGAGACATGGATAGATTCCCCTGCCTGTTAGAGGTGAGCAATTGCTAAGCACACAGGTTTGAAAATTTCAAAGTGAAATATTAAGAACACAGGGCACAGTTATTGCTAAATTATTGCATGCAGGTCCTGCTGTATGGGCTAGATCTTAAAATGAAGTTCAGCAGTCTGTCTGAGTCTCTCAGACTTGGGTCTGGCTTCGCCCAAAAAAatatggagctgctgctcaaaCATGCTTCAAACAGTCACATGAATGAGATTCAGAAAGAATTTTAGCCATGGCCAAAGATAAGTTAATACATAGTCAAAGTTATTAATTGGTTTCTGATTAGAATCTATGAAGACCAGTCAGAATGAGAGATTCATGAGCATCTGTCCACCTCGGGCTGCAAACGAAGTGGGAAGACTTCTGTATTTGTGCTAAATAGCTGTAGCTGTTCTTTGAGCTCTGGCCAGCTGATGCAAATTACTTGGCTA is drawn from Zonotrichia leucophrys gambelii isolate GWCS_2022_RI chromosome 1, RI_Zleu_2.0, whole genome shotgun sequence and contains these coding sequences:
- the SAP18 gene encoding histone deacetylase complex subunit SAP18, with amino-acid sequence MGGARRDIRERSGKMAVESRVTQEEIKKEPEKPIDREKTCPLLLRVFTTNNGRHHRMDEFSRGNVPSSELQIYTWMDATLKELTSLVKEVYPEARKKGTHFNFAIVFTDLKRPGYRVKEIGSTMSGRKGTDDSMTLQSQKFQIGDYLDIAITPPNRAPPPSSRMRPY